ACGAAAGAGCAGAATTTTACATTATTTACTAAAACCCAAGCATGGATCGGGTTAAGTTCTTTCGTCCTCGCAATGTTCTTTGCAGGTAGAACGTTCTCCCAAGAAGTCATCCCCCAATTGCAGATGGATGAATACAATTCGAATGTAATGAATCAGGTTTACGGCCAGTCTTACTTTCTGAATTCCATCGCAGGCTGGACGGATCAGGTAACGTATTACAAAGGTTTGCTCCGTGCCAATTGGGAAGCCGCCGCCGACAGCGCGATTTACAATTATGTCTCAAACATTACCACAAGCGATTCGTATAACAATGTTGATGCGTATAAAGACTATGTGCAAAAGGAACTGGAATCCCAGAAAATCGCGGCTCTGAATACCTGGGAAGATCGTGCGAACCTGGATTTTCTGGAAAATAGAAATGAGTTCGTGCTCAGACTCAATACAAACAGAGTCGATACCACATATCTGAATCGAATCGGAATACAAACAACGCTTTCCGGACAGGACACACATAACCAAGCGCTCCAATTGCAACAGCAGATTGCCAATGCTTCGAACCAATGGAGCCAAAATTTCAATCAGAATGCCCAACAGGGATTCAATGATTTTGCGACCTCTTTGCAAACGATAGAAAGCCAGTACAGCCAATTCCTGGATTCTATGGACGAGTCGGAGGCCACTTTCCAGAACAATCTGAACGCAATCGATTCTTATAAAACAGCTGTTAAAACCGGAATCAAAGGAATCGTCGATCAGTTCAAAGGAATGTTAGTCGATACCTGCAACCAACCGGATGACTGCGTTTATAAAAAAGCCAATCAGGCAGGATTGAATGATGCGGGAATCATGCTGACTAACTTGATTGGAAGAATGGAAACAGTTCTGAACCAAACAACCTTGGACAGTTCCAACATTCTCACCTCCATTTCTACAGAGGTGACATCTTTTCTGGCGGGAGTCAGAAACACTGCGGCTACCAATACGACTTCTTTTGCCAATCGAATCGATACTTACCAAACTACTTTGAATTTTGATCCCAGTATGAATATTTATACAACAGATGTTTCCGGTATCATCAGTTCGATTTATTCGGATTCATTCGGTTCTGTTCCTGACAACCAACGATTTGTGGCATGGCAACAAAGTCCTGGTTCCAGGGATTTTGCAAATATTCCCGAACCTCTCAAATCCATATTTCTGGCGATCAGATCTGATAATATGGAAGGTGTCAGATTTTTATTGAACCAACTTGTGGGAACGGGAGATCGGACGGTAACAAGCGTAACATTTGCTAACCTGTATACGGATAGTTATAATATGTACAATCAAATGCCAGGAGGCCTCACCGGTGTATCACATACTGAAGGGAATTTTCTTCGGGATAGAGCCGTTGGTACTCCTTATGACAGTTGGTGGCAAATACGTCCATGGAATACAACTGAAATGCAAATGGGTGCCATCGGATACCGCGCTTTATACGTAGTGCATGACGCGCACGCTTCGGTTATGGCAGACTATTGGGGATCCAATTCGACTTCTTTGACAGGTCAACTGGGCAAATATACGAACGATATCAATCCTGCGATTCGAAACTGGGAAGGACAAGTAGCAAGTTATAGTAGTTTCTACGAACAATGGAAAGTAAATGCAGATGCATTGAAAGCACAGGCAAAGGCAGATTATGAAAATTCACTCGCCGATCTGGAAGCCAAAAAATCCGCATGGGTTTCCAAACTGGAAACGGAAAGACAAGAGGGACTCATCAAATGGGAAGAGATGCAAAAAAATGCTGCGAACGCAGAATCAAAGAATGATTTAGCGGCCTTGAAATCGGATTTAATCTCCGGTAAGTCTTCAACCTTTGACTTTTCCACAGGAACCGAATCGGTCTTAGGTCGCTACGAAGATAGTTTAACAAGTCTTACTACGAAAGAATTTGTATTCCAGGAACCTGTTCAACAACAGGTCATCGCGCAAGATACAAGTATCAGTGTCAAAGAATTTTTCTCCAAAGACCAAAGTCTAATGGCGATATCTAAAATAGAGGTATTCGATAAAGTTTCCACATTGGGAAGTTTCTCGTTAGGTGGTTTGGCATCAAGTATCGGACTTGTGCAAACCGATCCTACCATTTATAAAACGATTAGCCTTGTGGAATCCGCTGCCGGTGCTGTGGGAGGATTTGCGTCTTCCCTTACAGGATCAAATACATCCGGTGGGCAATCCTTCTCGATTTTCAACGCAGCGAGCCAAAAGACAGTGGAAACAAGTTTAAAGGTGGATGGCAAAGATATAGGAGCAGTTTTTAGCAACACAGCGAATGGAGTGTACCAGTATGCTCAATTATTATCCGCCAATGAAAACAACGAGAGAAGTGCAGATAGAGAACAGGAAAAACTTCTCAATCAGCTAACGTATGGGATCAAATGGGAAGACAGAGCCGTTACTAAATTCAATGAAAAGGGGGAGATCGTCGGAGATCCGCTTTTGACTGATTTACTCAAACGATTCACAGAGCCTTCCAAATACGATACAAACCAACTGGATGGTTGCAAGGCGGGTGGAGGATCGCCTGAGGACTGCTTTAATAATTATTATAAGAAAGAGCTATCTTTTCTCAAAGAAAGAGGTTGGGAATATCAGGATGGAATGATCGTAAAGTCCTTAAGTAGAGCAGATAAAGTCATGCTAGGCCAGACGGCCGGACTTGATCTTAGCGCAGAAGAAAAAGCGGTCGCAGGCAGTTGTTATGTAAATCCGCAATCTTGCAAAACTTTGCTCCGACAAGATTATACTTATACGTTGAATCAAAATTCAAACGTAGCCACAGTAACTAAAATCATTAGCGATGGTAAAATCGCAGGAAAAAATAGCAAAGGCGAATACATCAGTGGCAAACAAGAAGAGACTCGTTACGTGAGTTTGTCGGAAGTGAAACCGGTAATCGCTCCCAAAGGCAAAGATTTATTCGATGTATGGGGGGAGGAGGATTGGGACGATATCGGGGCTCAACAAGCTGCTGTGATGTCGGATTTTTATAGTGCCGGTCTTGCGGGTGACAGCAAACGCACTTCTGCGGCCTTGAACGATATAGCACAAACGGAGTCAAGGAACGAGAAAAAATTCCAAGAAGCCAAAGCTGCGGCGGAAGCAGCTGATTCCTTTCTCAAAGATATGATCATGGCTTATATTTCCGGAGGGATAGAAGGAATTAAATCCTCTATTAAAGGCAAGGTAGAAGATCAGATTAATTCCGGTTTGGCGGCAGCGTTCATCCGTGCTACCGGGGGGAGTGAAGATCAAATCGCGATGGCTTCGCAATTAGTCAGCTTTATGCGCGGCAAGATGCAGGAAAGAAAGATCAAAAGCAATATGGCTAAAAACAACCTAACCAATGCGGCGATGGGAGGACTTGCTATTATGACCGGTGGGGCGTCTATGTTACTCAGCGGAGCTATGGGTGCAATGGCGGGGGTTGGAAACATGATCGGAAGTTCCGGTGCCATGCTCGGTGCAACATTTGGAAGTTCGATGGCAAGTTTTGGCTTAGGCGCCACAAACTCAGTTTATCGGGCGGTAGCCGGAGACAATGCAGCGGATGCAATGATGAATCGAATCACCGGACCTAAAGACCAATTGGCAGCGATTAAAGCAAATGAGAATGCAATGATCAAATCTTCCGCTACAACCGCAATCGCATCTGCGACAGGTCTTCCTAAAGATTTAGTAGGTCAAATGTTGACTGACTACCAAGGATCACAAGCGGCGAAGAAAACAAGAGATGCAATGAATTCCAATCCGATCGGAGTGATAGGAAGTCAGGTGGCAGGACTTGCAGGCGGTATCTTAAAAACCGCAGCAGTCGCAATGGGTGCCAAAGAAAGAGACATTCAAAAGATGTTGAGTGATGGAAATCGAATGTTGTACTCCGGGGTAATAGATTCGAATTTGGAAGCTCAGTCCCTAGCTTATTTAAATCAGTCCTTGGGAATGAAAGCACCAGGTACAAGTTATACGTCCAATCTTCCCAAAGACAATGCCGGCATTGTAGATGAACTGGGCCAACGCATCGTAGTGGATGAAATCGTTAAAGCTACAGGGATGGACAAGGATGTAGCCGATGCAGCCTTCCGTAAACAGTATGGAGCAATCAAACAGAAGAAAGCGGATAATAAGGCTAAAAACGAAGCCGTAAGGTCAACAGTCATCACAGCCGTTACGACAGCGGCCACACTCGGAGCAGGTGGGGCATTTGGGCAAACAGTCTTGAAAGGTTTGACTGTGCTTGGAGCTGGTAGCGCACAGTTAGGCGCGGCTGTCATCAATCTGGGAGTTCAGGTTGTAGACGGAAGTCGAAATGGCAAAGAAGGGATGCTTGCAGGTTTTGCGAATGGTGCCATTGGTTTAATAGGTGGGAAAGTTAAAATTCCTATCGGTGACAAACTTTCAGCGCTTACGGATGAATTATCCACAAGCTTAACCTCGAAATTAAATCCGCTTTTAGAAAAATCTTTACTCGGTCTCGGAGTCAGTTATGACAAACAAAACGGTTGGGGAGGTTCCCTTGGACTTGGGGGAGCCAAGGCAAATGTTTCCATCAGTTTCTCTCAGAGAGGGAATACAACTGTATCCGGTTCTATGGAATCAGGATTCAAAGGTATTCAATTAACGGCAAGTAGCACAACGAACGGTGCCACCACAATTGGGGCGAATTACAACCCAAATGACAAAGGTCCAAGACAAGGCTGGAACCTCGGAGCAAACTATGATATCAACGGAGGCGGATTCTCGGGAAGTGTAGGATATACAAATTCAGCAACAGGACTCGGACTCACCTCCACAATTGACCGCAACGGACTATCCACCTCAGGACAGTTAAACGGAGTCAATTTGGCAACAATGACTCAAGATGGATTCAGATATGATGAAATCAGTTGGACGGATATAAATATTAATAAGGCACAGGACGCAACAGATGAAATACGTCAAAAGGCATCGAATCTAGCCACAGTAAAAGCCAATATGCCTGATGCGGATGTGAGTAGGATGTCTGATAATGAAATCGCAGAGCTTGCAGGCAAGATCACGATAGAGAAAGAAAATCAGCAATTGCTAAAGAGTGGAATTGCTCAGGATGTTATAAACTCTATGAGTGAATTTGCGAGAGAGCAAGCATTGGATAGAATTAATAACGTTGTCGATGTCGGGACTGTAGCGATCGCCGCTTTGACCAGCCTTGGAACCGCAGCCCTTGCCTTTGTCGGATTAGGTGGAACATCTAACAGTTCTCCGATACCAACGAATATCGGTGCAAGAGTCGTCGAGGTCGCTAGGAGAAAGACTGAAGACGGTGTTGAGACCGTTCTGGATAAAATCTCCGATGTTGTCGATCGGGTGAAAGATAACCTAACAGATTCAATCAAAGACCTTTCCACGGACCTTGTCAATTCAGTGGACCGAATGGCTAATCATGTGAAGGAAATTGCTCAAATGCCAATAGACTGGTGGAATGATGCACCTGCAGTCAATCCGTCTGTATTATCTAAAGCAGATGCGGCCTTGTTAGCTGCAGCAGTGTATTCTGATGTTCCGAAAGATAAAAAAGATCAATTACTTGGAAAAAGTGAAAATCTGTTTAAGATTCTTGGTCCGGATGATTTTAGTGGGACAACTTTAGAAAACCTACGTTTTAAAGATACTAAATCGGGTTTGGATTCTATGATAGTGAAACGAACTGCAACGATAGATGGAGTAGAGAGAACGGTTTATGTATATGCTTTGGCAGGAACAGAAGGAGGGCCAATAAGTCAAGACGGGGCAACAAATGCGAGTGCTGTGGTAGGAAGTTCGACTCAATATGAACTTGCCCTTGATAATGCAAGAAAGATTCAAAAGTATCTAAAGGAACATGATCCAAGTGCAATTATAATGACAACAGGTCATTCTTTAGGTGGAGGAATGGCGGCTTCCA
The nucleotide sequence above comes from Leptospira kobayashii. Encoded proteins:
- a CDS encoding TIGR04388 family protein, which gives rise to MKQEQTKEQNFTLFTKTQAWIGLSSFVLAMFFAGRTFSQEVIPQLQMDEYNSNVMNQVYGQSYFLNSIAGWTDQVTYYKGLLRANWEAAADSAIYNYVSNITTSDSYNNVDAYKDYVQKELESQKIAALNTWEDRANLDFLENRNEFVLRLNTNRVDTTYLNRIGIQTTLSGQDTHNQALQLQQQIANASNQWSQNFNQNAQQGFNDFATSLQTIESQYSQFLDSMDESEATFQNNLNAIDSYKTAVKTGIKGIVDQFKGMLVDTCNQPDDCVYKKANQAGLNDAGIMLTNLIGRMETVLNQTTLDSSNILTSISTEVTSFLAGVRNTAATNTTSFANRIDTYQTTLNFDPSMNIYTTDVSGIISSIYSDSFGSVPDNQRFVAWQQSPGSRDFANIPEPLKSIFLAIRSDNMEGVRFLLNQLVGTGDRTVTSVTFANLYTDSYNMYNQMPGGLTGVSHTEGNFLRDRAVGTPYDSWWQIRPWNTTEMQMGAIGYRALYVVHDAHASVMADYWGSNSTSLTGQLGKYTNDINPAIRNWEGQVASYSSFYEQWKVNADALKAQAKADYENSLADLEAKKSAWVSKLETERQEGLIKWEEMQKNAANAESKNDLAALKSDLISGKSSTFDFSTGTESVLGRYEDSLTSLTTKEFVFQEPVQQQVIAQDTSISVKEFFSKDQSLMAISKIEVFDKVSTLGSFSLGGLASSIGLVQTDPTIYKTISLVESAAGAVGGFASSLTGSNTSGGQSFSIFNAASQKTVETSLKVDGKDIGAVFSNTANGVYQYAQLLSANENNERSADREQEKLLNQLTYGIKWEDRAVTKFNEKGEIVGDPLLTDLLKRFTEPSKYDTNQLDGCKAGGGSPEDCFNNYYKKELSFLKERGWEYQDGMIVKSLSRADKVMLGQTAGLDLSAEEKAVAGSCYVNPQSCKTLLRQDYTYTLNQNSNVATVTKIISDGKIAGKNSKGEYISGKQEETRYVSLSEVKPVIAPKGKDLFDVWGEEDWDDIGAQQAAVMSDFYSAGLAGDSKRTSAALNDIAQTESRNEKKFQEAKAAAEAADSFLKDMIMAYISGGIEGIKSSIKGKVEDQINSGLAAAFIRATGGSEDQIAMASQLVSFMRGKMQERKIKSNMAKNNLTNAAMGGLAIMTGGASMLLSGAMGAMAGVGNMIGSSGAMLGATFGSSMASFGLGATNSVYRAVAGDNAADAMMNRITGPKDQLAAIKANENAMIKSSATTAIASATGLPKDLVGQMLTDYQGSQAAKKTRDAMNSNPIGVIGSQVAGLAGGILKTAAVAMGAKERDIQKMLSDGNRMLYSGVIDSNLEAQSLAYLNQSLGMKAPGTSYTSNLPKDNAGIVDELGQRIVVDEIVKATGMDKDVADAAFRKQYGAIKQKKADNKAKNEAVRSTVITAVTTAATLGAGGAFGQTVLKGLTVLGAGSAQLGAAVINLGVQVVDGSRNGKEGMLAGFANGAIGLIGGKVKIPIGDKLSALTDELSTSLTSKLNPLLEKSLLGLGVSYDKQNGWGGSLGLGGAKANVSISFSQRGNTTVSGSMESGFKGIQLTASSTTNGATTIGANYNPNDKGPRQGWNLGANYDINGGGFSGSVGYTNSATGLGLTSTIDRNGLSTSGQLNGVNLATMTQDGFRYDEISWTDININKAQDATDEIRQKASNLATVKANMPDADVSRMSDNEIAELAGKITIEKENQQLLKSGIAQDVINSMSEFAREQALDRINNVVDVGTVAIAALTSLGTAALAFVGLGGTSNSSPIPTNIGARVVEVARRKTEDGVETVLDKISDVVDRVKDNLTDSIKDLSTDLVNSVDRMANHVKEIAQMPIDWWNDAPAVNPSVLSKADAALLAAAVYSDVPKDKKDQLLGKSENLFKILGPDDFSGTTLENLRFKDTKSGLDSMIVKRTATIDGVERTVYVYALAGTEGGPISQDGATNASAVVGSSTQYELALDNARKIQKYLKEHDPSAIIMTTGHSLGGGMAASISLQTGIPAITFNPAGTNFLTNGISNAFNTGWNQIDAYITPTDPLNTLVQRPLFPFIGPNGRTHTETIMTPSGIFKGHKIENFVDHYFKNENTETVNPMKLIEIPHATVEGSAGGFAQAFSETVYEPLKKKIPNKVKDSLNSVIRNTSMGFGYSPVVNESTVGNKPEVASRPLNVSEISNSSATLQQRFIEAVELPNVNDFKKGGSLKLEFSETTPPEKIHETIEKIGTQMIKDAYFNYDASIKSKDLLEKFAKENGLNTPSSTPEQKQLYQKLQSELNATIKNAKVDPLKARIDYTRENYARITAETLVNRYGDKIDTENSTDRVTVLKNGEGMILNQVAYDSQRDNTSKIEFSDYTLYPGNECSPTSTSIVAEYMGATSQNGMYQFVDDFIKQANNDGVLVSGTELKEDKYLKQVLAKYDQKLIDLKVDLVPISGISPTQYKPDPNNWKTDSIKKALSEGKPVVVGGEFNVSPVIGGHRLVIVGYDSTGWIVHDPYGNANNTSYQGSGMYAHYDFGKWDIGKKTAFVIENIQKEK